The DNA region CTGGGTGTTTCAAGTTTAATTATTGTTTCAGGTTCTGTCCTTCGTACCATGCCTGTTTCCACAAGTGCTTTTGCAACGGAAAAAGTACCGGCACCGCACATTGGCTGATATGTGAGTGCATCAATATAAAACAGTCCGTAATCAGCATCCGGAGAGCAAGGCTCCGTCAGTACTGCTCCAACCAAAGAAAGAAAGCCCCTGGGCTGCTGCATCAGACATGTTCTTATCCAGTCATAATGAGTCTTCATATATTTCATTTTATCTTCGATGGAATCACCTTTCAGAGGCGGGATACCCGAAGTGATGACTCTTATCGGAGTACCTGTAGTATGTGCATCTACTGCAAATATCGATTGAGTATTACGCATTGATATATCCTCTCTGTCTTTCATAATCGTTGTATATCAAAATACCCTTCCTACACCTGCTTTGACAGCTTTTTTATAAACATTGTAAGCAATAACTATGTCGAGAGTTGCAAAACCAACCGTCTTCATAAGCGTGATCTGTTTACTGTCCGTGCGCCCTATAACTTTGCCAAGGATCAGATCTCCAAGTTCACCGGTTATAGATTCCTTCTTAAACTTACCCTCCGATATAGGTATAAGAAACTCTCCTGCCTCAGACATTATGGCTTCTGTATTGTCTATAAAAATTTTGTCGGCGTGCGTCACCGTATATTCATCAAGCTCACGCTTATGCGGCATAAAGACTCCAACAGCATTAATATGAGTCCCCCTTTTGATTTTTCGTCCGTCAAATACAGGATCAGCACTTGTAGTAACAGTAGTGATTATGTCGGCGCAATCGACCGCCTCATCTGAAGAAACCGCACCAACCAGCTTAGCATTGAACTTCTCAGCAAGAGCAGATGCTCTGTCGATAAATGACGCTGTCCATTCATGGTTGGAGTCGTAAATGCGTACCTCTGATAATTTCCTTACTGTCAATAAAGCTTCAAGCTGTGACATTGCCTGTCCTCCGGTCCCGAAGAGCGCGGCAGTTTTCGCGTCTTTATTTGCAAGGAATTTTGTTGCCAGTCCTGACACTGCTCCCGTTCGCATACGAGTAAGTTCAGTACCGTCAAGCATTGCGTTGACCACTCCTGTTTCAGGGTCTGTCAGCAGTGTTGTTGCTGTTACCGCGGGCATACCTTTCTTCGCGTTATCGGGGTATGTTGATACGATTTTTATACCGGCAACGGGGAAATCTTTGATAAGAGCAGGCATGAAAGATGTGATGCCATTTTTTTTAACTTCGAAATTTATACGTACCGGAACTTCCGTACCACCGTTGCTTTGAATAACAAAAGCATCTTCATTTGAATTTATTGCATCCTCCATTGTGAATACTTTTCTTATATCTTCAGCGTTTAAAACCAACATATTGAAACACCCCATTAATTTTTAATTTGTCATAAAAAATAAAAAAACTCCCTCTCCTGATAGTTGAAACAGGTTTGGGAGTTTTATATTAACATTCGCTATCTGCATTTTATATAACTTACAATGCCTGCAGGCTAATTATCGAATCAGGTTGACCAAAACCAAAGAGACCCACGGAACATACGTAACCAACATCAGCACTAAAATCATAGTTCCCAAAAACGGCAACGCAGCCTTTGATACCTTTTCAAAAGGCACCTTAGATATGTTGGTAGCTGAGAAAAGACAGACGCCAACAGGCGGGGTCGCAAGTCCGATAGTAAGGTTGATACAGACTATCATTCCGGCCACTATCGGATCTACGCCCATTTTAGCAAGAGCAGGAGCCAATATCGGGCCTACAAGCATAATTGCAGGAGCGCTGTCCATGAACATGCCTACGACAAGAAGAGCTAAATTTATCATCAAGAGCTTTAGCCATAGGGAGACATTCATCGCTAGAAGTGCTTCAGTGAGTCTTAAAGCAACCCTTTCGTTTGTAAGGACCCATCCGAAGGCATAACAGGTACCTACCAGCAGCATAACTGATCCGCTGTCTATAGCACTTTCCAAAAGGATCTTCGGCAACTGTCTCCATGCTATCGTCTTATATATGAACATTGAGAGGACAAAAGCATACAGAGCGGCCATTGCAGCAGCTTCAGTCGGCGTGAAAATCCCTGAGGTTATCCCTCCGAGAATGAAAACAGGCAGTATCAAGCAAAGTATCGATTCTTTGATTGCTTTAAGCCTTCCTTTCCATGAAGTCCGCGGGAGGCGAGGATAATTATCACGCTTTGCGTATACATAAACAACTGACATCAATGCAATAGCCATCAATATTCCAGGCAAAATACCCGCCACAAAAAGATCCCCAATGGGAACACGGCTAACAGCTCCATAAAGAACAAACGCAAGGCTCGGAGGAATTACCGGCGCCATTGTTGATGCAACAGCTGTCAATCCTGCGCTGAAGTCTGCCGGGTAACCTTCCTTTTTTAGTGAGGGGATCATTACAGATCCAACAGCTGAAGTTGCTGCTACTGCCGAACCGGAGACTGCACCGAAAAAGGCACAAACCATTACATCGACCATCGCCAGTCCGCCCCTTATGTGACCTACAAAAGCCTGTGCAAGCTTGATCAGCCTCTCTGTAATGCCACCATTGTTCATTAGGTTGCCTGCAAGAACAAAAAAAGGCAGGCACATTAAAAGAAATGAATCCATTCCGCGTACAACTCGAGACGGAACCAGCAGCCAGGAAACATCACCGCCCATTGCGAGAATATACGCTATTGTTGAGAGGATCAAAACAAAAGATATTGGGACACTTAAAAACAGAAGAGGGAAAAATGTGGCAAATAAAATCCAGCTCATTTACGCAGCCCTCCCAAAAAAATCACGAATTCGATTTTCCGTGAATTTACCGTGTAATATAAGTTCCAACAACTGGACAGTACTATAGAAAAGCATCATAGCACCGCTTACAGGCACAGAAAGATAAAGCACTGCTGCTGACACGGGAAAAGACGTTGCAGTCTGTCCGGCACTATAAACATCCATGGTTTGCTCAGCTCCGTAAACTGTAAGGATATACACTGCCAGTATCATAAAAATCTGGGCCATCAATTTAACTATAAACTGGGCTTTGCCCTTTATGTTGTTTACAAGTATGTCTACACCAATGTTCAAATGAGAATGGACAGCACAGGCAGAAGCGAGCATAGTGCTCCATATGAATAGATATCTGCCCATTTCTTCTGCCCATTGAAAAGAATGTGAGAAAAAAAACCTTGATATGACCTGCATACACACAAGAACTGACATAACCGCAAATGTCAGAATAGCTATCACAGAGGCAAGCCTGTCAAGTTTATCTTCAATGTAATGCAGCTTCTTTAAGATAAGTTCCATGTTGAAACACAGCCTTTCGATCAAAGATCCTATAATCTGTATAGTCGTGGACGGTCCTAGCGACGCAGGACCGCCCGCAAACAAGGAACAAGCTTGTTTGTAACTATTTTGTCTTGTTGATCTGATCTACAATAGGTTTCCAATGAGGATATTTTTTGAAGTAGTTGGCATATACAGGCTGAACAGCTTTCACCCATTCATTACGGTCTTTAGGATATGTAGCAGTAATCTTCTTTTCTTTTTCAAGTTTCTTGGTCAGTTCCATCTCGGTATTCCAGAACCACTCTCTCTGATACTTACCGGCTGCCACCGCTGCATTCTTTACGATCTTGCGTTCCTCTTCGTTAAGTCCGTTCCATAGCTTCTCGCTTGCAAGCACAACTCCTGAAGAATAAAAATGCTGGATCATGCAGACATAAGGCTGGATCGCAAGGTATCCTACGCTGTTGGCAACATAGACACCGTTATCCTGGCCGCTTACAAGACCTGTCTGGATACTGCTGTAGATTTCACCTGAAGGAATAGGAGTAGGAACAGCTCCGAGTGCCTTGTACATATCAGCGTTCATGTCGTTCATCATAATGCGCAGTTTAAGTCCCTTCATATCTGCAAGAGTTTTGATCGGGCGCTTGTTGTTTGTAATTTCACGCCATCCGTCTTCAGCAAATGCAAGCGCTTTGATATGCGAAGAATCGAACTGTTTAAGCAACTTTTCACCTATTGGTCCCATGAGAACTTTATTTACATGATTTGTATCGCGGAAAAGAAAAGGCATGTCAAGAAGCATGACGTCTTTAACAAAAGCAGAAAGGCTTCCCGTTGATGTCCAGGCCATATCCAGGTTGCCGGAACGGACCATCTCAGCAGCTTCTACTTCGTCTGTCGTCATGTCACCAGCATATATTTCAACTTTAATTTTTCCTTTACTGGCCTTATCGACAAGTTCCTTAAACTTTTGGGCACCTATATCAAAGTTGCTGTCAGGAGGAAGAACGTGAGCAAGTTTTATCGTGCGGGCCGCTACTGCGGCATCTGATGCCGCTGGGGCAACCAAGCAGGAAAAACTTGCTGTTACAATGGCAAACATGATTATAAGTGCTGAATGAATACCTTTAACTTTCATTTTAACGATCCCCTTTGCTTTTCAGTGTATGTTTCTAAGATTTCTTACTTTCTCAGTACAAACCATAATCTTTTATTGCCGGTGGTATCCCCCTCTCATAGCTGAATTTATTATTTAAATCAGAAAACCCTCACTTAGCGGATCCTCAGGATCAAGTACCAGTTGGTTGAAACCTGTGATCCAGGCAGGGCCAGCTATTCTGGGAACGATTCCCTTGATGCTTCCAATTTCTGTCAGTCCGTCTATCGATCCATAAAATGTGGTATCAAGTATGCTGCTATTCACTAATGTCTCTTCAGGAGCCATCTGTCCACGTCCGTAAAGAAGTGCCATTCTTGCTGACGTCCCTGTTCCGCACGGAGAACGGTCAATTGCAGAATCTGCAAATACACATGTCTCTTTGGATTTCCAGCCAGTGCTTATCTTTTCTGAAGGTCCGGTAACTATGACTCCGTAGATACCTTTTATGCCTGGATTTTCAGGATGCACTACATTTAATTCCCTGTTGCCCCAATCCTTCAGCCACATCGAATGCTTTGCTATCAAAGAACCATGTTCAGGTATTACTTCAAGTCCCAAATCTTTTGCTTCGACAAAAATGTAGAAACCTCCGCCAAAGGAGACCGCGACTTTAACCTTGCCTATAGTTGGAATATCGACCTCAATGTTGTCCTTGTAAAGAAAAGAAGGAACATTTTGAAAAGAAACTTCTTTAACTCTTCCGTTTTCCACAATGGCTCTTGCTGTTACACGTCCGGCAGGAGCATCTATCCTGACTGTGTTTTCTCCTTCTGTGACAGGAATTACACCTGTCTCAACAAGTACTTTTACTACCCCTATGGTTCCATGACCACACATGGTAGCCTGTCCTGTAGTGTGAGTGTATAAAACTCCGACGTGGCCATCGTCAGTTACAGGAGGCGTAAGGATCGCGCCGAACATGTCCTTGTGCCCTCTTGGTTCACGCATCAGGAAGTTTCTGACTCCGTTCAAATTCTCATCAAACCATTCCATTTTATCGAGCATTGTTGAACCGGGAATTTTAGGGAGCCCCGAAACCACAACTCTTATCGGTTCTCCAGCGGTATGAGCATCAACTACATTAATAGATCTGATAAATTGCATCATAAAAATAGCACCTCGGTTGTGGTATACTTCTGATGTCTGATTAGCAGATATCAGATAAGTAGATTTTATATTTTATAAACATTTTGTCAAGCAGTTAAAATTATGCAATTAAGGAAAATATTGTTTGAAATGATTATTGGTTAAATAATATTAAGGTCCGCATTCTAATTTTTTAATAAAAATAAGTTTTTTAGAATTTGTTTATAGTAGAATATATACAGCTGAAACTTTATAATTCTTGCTGCGCCCTTCAATTTACAATGTAAAATAAATGATCAGGAGAGGTCTTGGAGATGAACTTAAAAAGGGAAAACACACTGTCTCAGTTAGTTCTTGAGAACATTCAAAACTCTATCCGGGATGGTGAGTTCAAACCAGGGGAATGCTTGCCTTCTGAGCGCGAGTTGGCTGAAAGATATGGTGTCGGTAAATCAAGCATACGTGAAGCGATCAAGATGCTGCAGGTGTTGGGTGTAGCTGAATCTTCACAGGGAAAAGGCACTTATTTGAGGGAAACTCTGGGCACTCAGATTTTAAGACCACTCTTGCTGGATATGATGCTTCAACGTTCAAACGCAGAGGAATTATATGAATTCAGGGTGATTTTTGACATCGCTGCTTTAAAACTTGCCATAACTAAAGCAACTGAAGATGAGAAACATATCATCCGTCAAAAATTTCATGAATATAAAACTCTTTCTGAAGCCCATATACCGGCGGCAGACCAGGCAGATCAGGAATTTCACAAGATAATACTTAATGCGACCAGAAATCAATTTGTTATCAAAATGGGAACACTTGTCATGGAATTATGCAGACCATATTCCAAAAAGGGCAATGATGTTCTGGACAAAACAGTAATGGATAATCACGAAAAAATGATGGAGATATTTTGCTCAGGTGATACAACTAATATTGAAGATGTCATAAGAAATTCCCTGATCGTATTCCGTCATATATTGGACAATGGATTACACAAAGATATCTAAGCGAATTTTCTTAAATCAAACATAAAAATCAAGCGGCTTGCCAAAAGACAGGCCGCTTTTTATGGTCACGTTTGAAAACGAAAACTTAATGCACTGCGGCAAGAATTTTATTGTTTGCTCCAGATTCCGTTGGTTAATACATACGTGCCTGCTCCTCCTGCACTGTATGCTGCCGTAAAAGAAGAATGATAAGGGAAAACACTGCCTTCAAGATAAACACCCTGGCCGATAGTGATTTTCGTCAGATCGTTCCCGGAAAACGCTCCCCAATCTATTCTTGTCAAACTGTTAGGCAAGATTATCTCTGTTAGTTCGTTATCCTTGAAAGCCCTCGCGTGTATGCGCGTGATGCCCTCTTCTATAACTACTGACGTCAGAGCTTTATCTTTAAATACATCCTGGTAAATAGATGTAACAGGGATCCCATTTATTTCCGCAGGAATTACTATATCCTTTTCATCTCCACTGTATGTGCCTGTGATAACACCCGCACGTCCTCCGCTTTCCTCTATGATGATTTCCGACGCGGTCACAACATGGCTGTCTGTAGCAGGTCCCGGTGCAGATGTATAAGTCATGGTCCATTTTTGATCAGCGATATTCCATGAAAAAGAGTTGTTTTCAACATTGGGGACAGGAATCCTGTCAATATATCCCTCTTCAAAAAGAGCTGTCAATCGTTCATGGTCCGTTGTAAGACCCTCAAAAACATCCCCACCTGACGTGCCGTTGTTCAAAGTTTTGTAAAGATTCGTTGCAGAATTCAATGTCTTTAACGATGCTGCATCCGCAGCTTTATCGGTCTTATTCAACATTGGGGACAATTGCAGCAAAAATACTGCCGCAAGGACCGCAATCAGCGACAGGACAACAAGCAGTTCAGGCAATGTGAAGCCCTTGTGCGTACCTCTCTTAGAAGTTAAAATTTTATCCGCCTCCGTGGTGGAAATAATAAGTAGATTGTAAATCCGGGATCCAATTAATCTCAGGAAATCCTTTCCTGGAGTTAACAGTCATGCAAAATGTGCTTTTTATAGCTCGTTTTGCAAAAGCGGCCTCTTTTCACGAATCTCACGAAGATAATTCAGGTCTGTCTCCACATCCGCAACTGCTTTTTCGTGGATAGGAAACTCTACTATTATATCCCAGTTCGAATCTACGGCATATGATCCTCCAAAGTATATCGAAGCGGAGGAGGCGGACCGTTTACGGTATACGGCACAGCCCGTCAGAGAAAACACTGCCATTTGGGTCAGTTTTTTCCAGTTCGATAAACACTTTCCCCGTCTACTCTTTCCGGCACCGCGGCTGCCAAGATGTAAAAAATCACTTCAGTTCCCAGCTTAACCGCAAAAAATAACGTCCATTATGTACCACAGATCTTTGCAGACGAACATCCCAGCCCTGCAGTAGAGAGCTTCTGCAACTGTAACTTTATCACCTTCGCTGAATGTAAGGTGTTAGGAATAGTGTGCATAGTTGCTTAGGTTGATTTTCCTGTGTAAAGCAGGGCTCTTTCCTCTAAGAAGTATTCAAGTACAATACAGGATTACTTTACGGGTTGCTCTATAAGAGGATAGCTCATCAGAACATCGCACCCGCTGTTTCGAGTCTTCTCTGCAAAGAGAGAAAGTACCTTAGTGGATATCGTCTCTTTGATCTCGTATCCGGAAAGATAAGGTTCGGTAAATACCAGAAGCAAACTCCCGTTTTTTGTTCAATCATTGAGCAGGAACAAACCCCTCTTCATGCTATTTTTCTACATCGGATACCACAGACGCGACCTGTGCCACTGTTATCTTGAAACTCACCTTTTATATAACCTGATTTGATAATTGAATAAATGTTGAAATTATACGTGCTCATCTCAGCATACTCTATAGCCTTGATTTTGCGCCTACAGAAAAATTCTGTTTCTTCTGTTGCACTGATAATTTTTACTGCATTATTATTTTTAAATTATCAAAAGTAGATTATTTTTCAACGCAAGGACATTTCACAAAAAATACATATTGAATAATTACTAAAGTACATGATATACTGCATTCGGTGAATGCATTCTAGTTTTGTTGTATCCGTTCTTTGATTCTACTGAGAGGAGGCAAGGCCCTAATTTATTATTTGTTCCAAGCAAATGCGTATATACATAAAACATAAAAATTTCAGGGGATGGTGAATATTCATGCACACACTTGAACATGTTTCAGAAATGCTTTGGATAGTTGCTGCTTATTTAGCCTCAATGATTATCGTTGGCGCTTATTTTTACAGAAAAGCGAAAAAAAGCGGTCCTGAAACAAGAGATGATTTCCTCCTTGCTGGGAGGGGGCTTGGAAAAATCGTTGCTATAGGAACTATTTTTGCCACCTATCT from Synergistetes bacterium HGW-Synergistetes-1 includes:
- a CDS encoding ornithine cyclodeaminase family protein — protein: MLVLNAEDIRKVFTMEDAINSNEDAFVIQSNGGTEVPVRINFEVKKNGITSFMPALIKDFPVAGIKIVSTYPDNAKKGMPAVTATTLLTDPETGVVNAMLDGTELTRMRTGAVSGLATKFLANKDAKTAALFGTGGQAMSQLEALLTVRKLSEVRIYDSNHEWTASFIDRASALAEKFNAKLVGAVSSDEAVDCADIITTVTTSADPVFDGRKIKRGTHINAVGVFMPHKRELDEYTVTHADKIFIDNTEAIMSEAGEFLIPISEGKFKKESITGELGDLILGKVIGRTDSKQITLMKTVGFATLDIVIAYNVYKKAVKAGVGRVF
- a CDS encoding C4-dicarboxylate ABC transporter permease codes for the protein MSWILFATFFPLLFLSVPISFVLILSTIAYILAMGGDVSWLLVPSRVVRGMDSFLLMCLPFFVLAGNLMNNGGITERLIKLAQAFVGHIRGGLAMVDVMVCAFFGAVSGSAVAATSAVGSVMIPSLKKEGYPADFSAGLTAVASTMAPVIPPSLAFVLYGAVSRVPIGDLFVAGILPGILMAIALMSVVYVYAKRDNYPRLPRTSWKGRLKAIKESILCLILPVFILGGITSGIFTPTEAAAMAALYAFVLSMFIYKTIAWRQLPKILLESAIDSGSVMLLVGTCYAFGWVLTNERVALRLTEALLAMNVSLWLKLLMINLALLVVGMFMDSAPAIMLVGPILAPALAKMGVDPIVAGMIVCINLTIGLATPPVGVCLFSATNISKVPFEKVSKAALPFLGTMILVLMLVTYVPWVSLVLVNLIR
- a CDS encoding proline racemase; this encodes MMQFIRSINVVDAHTAGEPIRVVVSGLPKIPGSTMLDKMEWFDENLNGVRNFLMREPRGHKDMFGAILTPPVTDDGHVGVLYTHTTGQATMCGHGTIGVVKVLVETGVIPVTEGENTVRIDAPAGRVTARAIVENGRVKEVSFQNVPSFLYKDNIEVDIPTIGKVKVAVSFGGGFYIFVEAKDLGLEVIPEHGSLIAKHSMWLKDWGNRELNVVHPENPGIKGIYGVIVTGPSEKISTGWKSKETCVFADSAIDRSPCGTGTSARMALLYGRGQMAPEETLVNSSILDTTFYGSIDGLTEIGSIKGIVPRIAGPAWITGFNQLVLDPEDPLSEGFLI